In Rhodobacter sp. 24-YEA-8, the following are encoded in one genomic region:
- a CDS encoding alpha-2-macroglobulin family protein has translation MRNFVRSLLMAATIALPGMALAQDLIPERRSVVMLDSDLVGGDIASVFDTTVQACERACVTNTQCDAWTFNSRNGSCFLKSDPGGPESFIGAQSAWVVAAAPGAQARAKERRAELSFLPDDEFTAAFNRASSIGSTHPTGDQSADDLLREAAGDEARSSFTAAVDRTGAALAIIDDADTWAEYARRAKAAADQQNTSDRGWYRSQAFYGALNAYLRAESKAQRHSILVFAAQLMEERGNGREMVQALRLAQSLQSRDDTAAMLDEAISKYGFRIEEHQVESDLARPRICAVFTEDLKPVDVDYGDYVRLPAGGTAVELADQRRLCVTGLTHGERYTLTFREGLPAADGQTLAKDIEINAYVGDRTAAVRFPGRGYVLPKSGDAALPVETVNLDTLELQLYRVSDRNMLRAIQNDYFGTPINYYSEWSFTDEIGEMVWEGTASMKIEVNKDVTTRLPMVEALQGREAGIYALRAAMPGKDAYDFPPAWQWFVVSDLGITSMTGVDGLHVFVRSLGTAGAKEGVKVQLLNRANSPLAETVTDAQGYAIFEPGLMRGTGSAAPALLVVTEGEKDISFLSLTDPEFDLSDRGVEGREAAPPVDVFLTTDRGAYRAGETVYATAIARDPKAEAVTGLPLTAILTRPDGVEYSRSLISDQGAGGYVFQLPVAGTAPRGTWSLAIFADTKAEALVSKTFLVEDFLPERIDFTLDAGETDLSLADPWMNIDLTAKYLFGAPASGMEIEGEIYLRAAQGLKSWPGYVFGRHDQPFDSRMDSYQSGTTDDEGKAQLDLALPGADGLEADRPLTATAVVRVAEGSGRPVERRVEKNVTPASAMIGIKPEFDGVVGQGSEARFLLQGIGPDQKPAPMEVKWTLTRLENDWQWYQSYGSWYWEPVSTRSHVSEGSATLGGSDPVAISIPVNWGEYELKVERIDGETAVTSTSFWSGWYAPADVSSTPDTLELSLDKPAYKSGETAQLRIVPRAAGTALITVLSNRLVHMEAVEVKEGENLIPLTVTDEWGAGVYVTASVLRPMDVAAGRVPSRALGLSYAKVDPGKRALTTMVEMADEVDPRGPMDVAVRVEGVEPGETAYVTIAAVDEGILNLTGFKAPDPQGYYFGQRKLGIGIRDVYGRLIDGLNGAEGEVRSGGDAGAQARLQTPPPTEELVAYFTGPVEVGADGYARTTFNLPSFNGSVKVMAVAWSKTGVGQADKNVLVRDPVVVTASVPRFMAPGDQSRLLLEIVHASGPSGEMKLAVTSEDLTLGDVPASLTLADKGKAEFSVGVIAGGVGLSEIRVALTTPDGKELIKDLKLPIQVNDPEIAKISRFDLKAGETFTFDEAVFTDMVRGTGKSVMAIGPLARLNAPGLLASLDRYPYGCTEQMTSRAMPLIYFDQVARVMDLKHAADIQKRIDEAVSEILMNQGSGGGFGLWGPSSGDLWLDSYVTDFLSRARAQGYAVPDLAFRNALTNLRNRVNYASNFDANTQGGGTDLAYALMVLAREGAAAIGDLRYYADVKGDDFATPLAQAQLGAALASYGDQTRADAMFRKAGAQILALPSDTDTQVLRADYGTRYRDTAAILTLAVEAGSTAIDREELVNRIAIAPRYLSTQEATWALMATNALIDAPDVSGVTLDGKPAEGPLVRVIQDGAAPVVVKNEGRDTYLTVTTFGVPSEPEPAGGNGYTITRSYYTLDGEAVELDKVVTGNRYVVELEVTPWDYSDGRLILADPLPAGFEIDNPNLISGGDTSQLGWLNVLGQTAHSEFRQDRFITQVDWSSRDAFRVAYIVRAISPGNYHHPAASVEDMYRPDFRARTDSGRLTVNAE, from the coding sequence ATGCGTAATTTCGTCAGAAGTCTTTTGATGGCGGCCACGATCGCCCTGCCCGGAATGGCTTTGGCCCAGGATCTGATCCCCGAACGGCGCTCGGTCGTGATGCTGGATTCGGATCTTGTGGGCGGCGATATCGCCTCGGTCTTCGACACGACCGTCCAGGCCTGTGAACGCGCCTGTGTCACCAATACCCAATGTGACGCCTGGACCTTCAACAGCCGCAATGGCAGCTGTTTCCTTAAATCCGATCCCGGTGGGCCCGAAAGCTTTATCGGTGCGCAATCGGCCTGGGTGGTCGCAGCAGCGCCAGGCGCGCAGGCCCGTGCAAAAGAGCGGCGTGCCGAGCTGAGCTTCCTGCCCGATGACGAATTCACCGCCGCGTTCAATCGTGCCAGCTCGATTGGCAGCACCCATCCGACCGGCGACCAGAGCGCCGATGATCTGCTGCGCGAGGCAGCAGGAGACGAGGCCCGGTCCAGCTTTACCGCAGCAGTTGACAGGACCGGCGCGGCGCTTGCCATCATCGATGATGCCGACACCTGGGCGGAATATGCCCGTCGCGCCAAAGCCGCGGCGGATCAGCAGAATACGAGCGACCGGGGCTGGTACAGATCCCAGGCCTTTTACGGCGCGCTGAACGCCTATCTGCGCGCCGAAAGCAAGGCGCAGCGCCATTCGATCCTCGTCTTTGCGGCGCAGCTGATGGAAGAACGCGGCAATGGGCGCGAAATGGTGCAGGCGCTGCGCCTCGCACAATCGCTCCAGTCGCGGGATGACACTGCTGCAATGCTTGACGAGGCGATCAGCAAATATGGTTTCCGGATCGAGGAGCATCAGGTTGAATCCGATCTGGCCCGTCCGCGCATCTGCGCCGTCTTTACCGAAGACCTGAAACCTGTCGATGTCGATTACGGCGATTATGTGCGCCTGCCCGCCGGCGGCACTGCGGTGGAGCTGGCCGATCAGCGCCGGCTTTGCGTCACCGGTCTGACCCATGGCGAACGCTATACGCTGACCTTCCGCGAGGGTCTCCCGGCGGCTGACGGTCAGACGCTGGCCAAGGATATCGAGATCAATGCCTATGTCGGCGACCGCACGGCGGCCGTGCGCTTCCCCGGACGCGGCTATGTGCTGCCGAAATCGGGCGATGCGGCGCTGCCGGTCGAAACCGTCAATCTCGACACGCTGGAACTGCAGCTCTACCGCGTCAGCGACCGCAATATGCTGCGCGCCATCCAGAACGACTATTTCGGCACGCCGATCAATTACTATTCGGAATGGTCCTTCACCGATGAGATCGGTGAGATGGTCTGGGAAGGCACCGCCTCGATGAAGATCGAGGTGAATAAGGATGTCACCACCCGTCTGCCGATGGTCGAGGCGCTGCAGGGCCGCGAGGCCGGGATCTATGCGCTGCGCGCCGCGATGCCGGGCAAGGATGCCTATGATTTCCCGCCGGCCTGGCAATGGTTTGTGGTCTCGGATCTGGGGATTACCAGCATGACCGGCGTCGACGGGCTGCATGTCTTCGTGCGCAGCCTCGGAACCGCCGGCGCCAAAGAAGGCGTGAAGGTACAGCTTCTGAACCGGGCGAACAGCCCGCTGGCCGAGACCGTGACCGATGCTCAGGGCTATGCCATTTTCGAGCCGGGCCTGATGCGTGGCACCGGCAGCGCGGCTCCGGCTTTGCTTGTGGTGACGGAAGGCGAGAAGGATATCTCCTTCCTCTCGCTCACCGATCCGGAATTCGACCTGTCGGATCGTGGCGTCGAGGGCCGTGAGGCCGCGCCGCCGGTTGATGTCTTCCTGACCACCGACCGCGGCGCCTACCGCGCGGGCGAAACCGTCTATGCCACCGCCATCGCGCGCGACCCGAAAGCCGAGGCCGTGACCGGCCTGCCGCTGACCGCGATCCTGACCCGTCCCGATGGGGTCGAATATTCCCGCAGCCTGATCTCGGATCAGGGCGCGGGCGGCTATGTCTTCCAGCTTCCGGTTGCGGGCACTGCGCCGCGCGGCACCTGGTCGCTGGCGATCTTTGCCGATACCAAAGCAGAAGCGCTGGTGTCGAAAACCTTCCTCGTCGAGGATTTCCTGCCCGAACGCATCGATTTCACCCTCGACGCCGGTGAGACCGATCTGTCGCTGGCGGATCCCTGGATGAATATTGACCTCACCGCGAAGTATCTCTTCGGGGCGCCTGCCTCGGGGATGGAGATCGAGGGCGAGATCTATCTGCGTGCGGCCCAGGGGCTGAAATCCTGGCCGGGCTATGTCTTTGGCCGCCATGACCAGCCCTTCGACTCGCGGATGGACAGCTACCAGAGCGGCACCACCGATGATGAGGGCAAGGCGCAGCTCGACCTCGCATTGCCCGGCGCGGATGGTCTGGAAGCCGACCGCCCGCTGACCGCGACCGCCGTGGTGCGGGTTGCCGAAGGCTCGGGCCGCCCGGTGGAGCGCCGCGTCGAAAAGAACGTGACGCCTGCCAGCGCGATGATCGGCATCAAGCCGGAATTCGACGGTGTGGTGGGGCAGGGCTCTGAGGCGCGCTTCCTCCTGCAAGGCATTGGCCCTGATCAGAAACCGGCCCCGATGGAGGTCAAATGGACCCTCACGCGACTGGAGAATGACTGGCAGTGGTACCAAAGCTATGGCAGCTGGTATTGGGAGCCGGTGAGCACGCGCAGCCATGTCTCGGAAGGCTCCGCGACGCTGGGCGGCAGTGATCCGGTGGCGATCTCGATCCCGGTGAACTGGGGCGAGTATGAGCTGAAGGTGGAACGGATCGACGGCGAGACCGCTGTGACCTCCACCAGCTTCTGGTCGGGCTGGTATGCGCCGGCCGATGTGTCATCGACGCCCGACACGCTGGAACTGTCGCTGGATAAGCCGGCCTATAAATCGGGCGAGACCGCGCAGCTGAGGATCGTGCCACGTGCTGCAGGCACCGCGCTTATCACGGTGCTTTCGAACCGCCTTGTGCATATGGAAGCGGTCGAGGTGAAGGAAGGCGAGAACCTGATCCCGCTGACTGTCACCGATGAATGGGGCGCCGGCGTCTATGTGACGGCTTCGGTCCTGCGTCCGATGGATGTGGCGGCAGGACGGGTGCCCTCGCGTGCGCTTGGTCTGTCTTATGCAAAGGTCGATCCGGGCAAACGCGCCCTGACGACCATGGTGGAAATGGCCGATGAAGTCGATCCGCGCGGCCCGATGGATGTCGCGGTCAGGGTCGAGGGTGTTGAGCCCGGCGAGACCGCTTATGTCACCATCGCGGCTGTGGATGAGGGCATTCTGAACCTCACCGGTTTCAAGGCGCCGGATCCGCAGGGCTATTATTTCGGCCAGCGCAAGCTCGGCATCGGCATTCGTGATGTTTATGGCCGTCTGATCGACGGGCTGAACGGGGCCGAAGGCGAGGTGCGCTCGGGTGGGGACGCAGGGGCCCAGGCGCGGCTGCAAACCCCGCCTCCGACCGAAGAGCTGGTGGCCTATTTCACCGGCCCGGTCGAAGTGGGGGCCGATGGCTATGCCCGCACGACCTTTAACCTGCCCTCCTTCAACGGCTCGGTGAAGGTGATGGCCGTGGCCTGGTCGAAGACCGGCGTCGGTCAGGCCGACAAGAATGTCCTGGTGCGCGACCCGGTGGTGGTGACCGCCTCGGTGCCGCGCTTCATGGCACCTGGCGATCAGAGCCGGCTCTTGCTGGAGATCGTCCATGCAAGCGGCCCTTCGGGTGAGATGAAGCTTGCGGTGACCTCGGAGGATCTGACGCTTGGAGACGTGCCGGCGAGCCTGACCCTTGCCGATAAAGGCAAGGCGGAATTCAGCGTCGGTGTGATCGCAGGCGGGGTTGGCCTGTCCGAGATCCGCGTGGCGCTGACCACGCCGGATGGCAAGGAGCTGATCAAGGATCTGAAACTGCCGATCCAGGTCAATGACCCGGAAATCGCGAAAATCTCGCGCTTTGATCTGAAAGCGGGCGAGACCTTCACCTTCGACGAGGCGGTCTTTACCGATATGGTGCGCGGCACTGGCAAATCGGTCATGGCCATCGGCCCGCTTGCACGGCTGAATGCGCCGGGGCTTTTGGCATCGCTGGACCGCTACCCTTACGGCTGCACCGAGCAGATGACCTCCCGCGCCATGCCACTGATCTACTTTGATCAGGTGGCACGGGTGATGGATCTGAAACATGCCGCAGATATCCAGAAACGGATCGACGAGGCGGTGTCCGAGATCCTGATGAATCAGGGCTCCGGCGGCGGCTTCGGTCTCTGGGGACCGTCCTCGGGGGATCTGTGGCTTGACAGCTACGTCACCGACTTCCTCAGCCGGGCACGGGCCCAGGGCTATGCGGTGCCGGATCTGGCCTTCCGCAATGCGCTGACCAATCTTCGCAATCGCGTCAATTACGCGTCGAATTTCGACGCCAATACCCAGGGCGGCGGCACGGATCTGGCTTATGCGCTGATGGTTCTGGCGCGCGAAGGGGCCGCGGCGATCGGGGATCTGCGTTACTATGCCGATGTGAAGGGCGATGATTTCGCCACTCCGCTGGCGCAGGCGCAGCTTGGTGCGGCTCTGGCCTCTTATGGCGACCAGACCCGGGCCGATGCGATGTTCCGCAAGGCCGGCGCGCAGATCCTCGCGTTGCCCTCGGATACGGACACCCAGGTACTGCGCGCCGATTACGGTACCAGATACCGGGACACGGCTGCGATCCTGACCCTCGCGGTCGAAGCTGGCAGCACGGCGATTGACCGCGAGGAACTGGTCAACCGTATCGCCATCGCACCGCGCTATCTTTCGACCCAGGAAGCGACCTGGGCCTTGATGGCGACGAATGCGCTGATCGACGCGCCGGATGTCTCGGGCGTCACGCTGGACGGCAAACCGGCCGAAGGGCCGCTGGTCAGGGTGATCCAGGACGGCGCCGCGCCTGTCGTGGTCAAGAATGAAGGGCGTGACACCTATCTGACCGTCACCACTTTTGGCGTGCCGTCAGAGCCCGAACCCGCCGGCGGCAATGGCTATACGATCACCCGCAGCTACTACACGCTTGATGGCGAAGCGGTGGAGCTGGACAAGGTCGTCACCGGCAACCGCTATGTGGTCGAACTGGAAGTGACGCCCTGGGATTATTCGGATGGCCGCCTGATCCTTGCCGATCCGCTGCCCGCAGGGTTTGAGATCGACAACCCGAACCTGATCTCGGGCGGCGATACCTCGCAACTCGGGTGGCTGAATGTGCTGGGGCAGACTGCGCATTCCGAATTCCGCCAGGACCGTTTCATCACCCAGGTGGACTGGTCGTCGCGCGATGCTTTCCGTGTGGCCTATATTGTGCGGGCGATCAGCCCTGGCAATTACCACCACCCGGCGGCCTCGGTCGAAGATATGTACCGGCCTGACTTCCGCGCCCGCACCGACAGCGGACGGCTGACGGTCAACGCCGAGTAA
- a CDS encoding response regulator yields MTCNQSHRDIYKTSAPMMTPGLSFKEILRHGLAPGEHPKARGREEELVNARISEHRGPATEGQHQLKDGRWLRSIDKETPDGGRVGLRVNITQLREKAVALESARLAVKATSRAKSAFLANMSDEIRAAINGVGGMEELSYDTALSDEPRLFSGTIRPSGEALQMIINEILDDSKIKAGQLTLRPEPFDFERLINEVVMLLQPRAREKGIDLMIDYDVFLPTRFTGDPERLWQVLTKLIGNAVRCTTKGHVLTRVIGIKAEGGRHQLHVTVEDTGIGIPDGLLDHIFADFCQFDNERNRRNESTGPGPAITRRLIERAEGAVWIDSDYGKGTVFGFRLTLPLAEDRGAARLPVLIGKALVVDDRFITRAILERKLSAFGAEVWLCRSGQDALDLVAGGMVPDVVLADHDMPGMDGAVLAKKLREAGYDKPLVLLSSSPLAAREAGGEAVDAILQKPVLRAELYRLLNHLTLPVAPESALPEAPLPAAQRMRAMRILAAEDNRTNQLVMQKMLRPLDVELRFAGNGHEALAEWESYRPDLIFMDISMPGMDGHEATRAIRESEAARGLRPVPIIALTAPAMEGDEEGILASGMDSYLTKPLRRSEISAAVLAFGPEACRPPESGGQG; encoded by the coding sequence GTGACCTGCAACCAGAGCCACCGCGATATTTACAAGACCTCGGCCCCGATGATGACCCCGGGCCTGTCTTTCAAGGAAATCCTGCGCCACGGCCTCGCTCCGGGCGAGCATCCCAAGGCGCGCGGGCGCGAAGAGGAACTGGTCAATGCCAGGATATCGGAACATCGCGGCCCTGCGACCGAAGGGCAGCATCAGCTGAAAGACGGGCGCTGGCTGCGCTCCATCGATAAGGAGACCCCGGATGGTGGCCGTGTCGGCCTTCGTGTCAACATCACGCAATTGCGCGAAAAGGCGGTGGCGCTCGAATCCGCGCGCCTCGCCGTTAAGGCCACCAGCAGGGCGAAATCGGCCTTCCTCGCCAATATGAGCGATGAGATCCGCGCGGCGATAAATGGCGTCGGCGGCATGGAGGAACTGTCATACGACACCGCGCTGTCGGATGAGCCGCGCCTCTTTTCCGGGACCATCCGGCCCTCGGGCGAGGCGCTGCAGATGATCATCAACGAAATCCTCGACGATTCCAAAATCAAAGCCGGGCAGCTGACGCTGCGCCCCGAGCCTTTCGATTTCGAACGTCTCATCAACGAGGTGGTGATGCTCCTGCAGCCGCGCGCGCGGGAAAAGGGCATCGATCTGATGATCGATTACGATGTTTTCCTGCCCACCCGTTTCACCGGGGATCCGGAGCGGCTCTGGCAGGTGCTCACCAAACTGATTGGCAATGCGGTCAGATGCACCACCAAAGGCCATGTGCTCACCCGCGTCATCGGCATAAAGGCCGAAGGCGGGCGCCACCAGCTGCATGTCACGGTCGAAGATACCGGGATCGGCATTCCGGACGGGTTGCTCGACCATATTTTCGCAGACTTCTGTCAGTTCGATAATGAACGGAACCGCAGAAACGAAAGCACCGGGCCTGGCCCCGCGATCACCCGGCGCCTGATCGAGCGGGCGGAGGGCGCGGTCTGGATCGACAGCGATTATGGCAAGGGTACAGTCTTCGGCTTCCGGCTTACCCTGCCGCTGGCGGAAGATCGCGGGGCCGCGCGGCTGCCTGTCCTGATCGGAAAAGCGCTGGTGGTCGATGACCGGTTCATCACCCGCGCCATCCTCGAACGCAAGCTCTCCGCCTTTGGGGCAGAGGTGTGGCTCTGCCGTTCGGGTCAGGACGCGCTGGACCTTGTCGCTGGCGGGATGGTCCCGGATGTCGTGCTTGCCGATCACGACATGCCGGGCATGGACGGAGCGGTTCTTGCCAAAAAGCTGCGAGAGGCCGGTTATGACAAGCCGCTGGTCCTCCTCTCGTCCAGTCCGCTTGCCGCGCGGGAGGCGGGTGGCGAGGCCGTCGATGCAATCTTGCAAAAGCCGGTTCTGCGGGCTGAGCTTTATCGGCTTCTGAACCATCTGACGCTGCCGGTTGCGCCGGAATCCGCCTTGCCCGAGGCCCCACTCCCTGCCGCGCAGCGCATGCGGGCCATGCGCATCCTTGCCGCCGAAGACAACAGGACCAATCAGCTGGTCATGCAGAAAATGCTGCGCCCGCTTGATGTCGAGCTGCGCTTTGCCGGAAATGGCCATGAAGCGCTGGCGGAATGGGAAAGCTACAGGCCCGATCTGATCTTCATGGACATCTCGATGCCTGGGATGGACGGGCACGAAGCCACACGGGCGATCCGCGAAAGCGAGGCCGCGCGCGGGCTGAGGCCGGTTCCGATCATCGCGCTGACCGCGCCTGCGATGGAGGGCGACGAAGAGGGAATTCTTGCCTCGGGCATGGACAGCTATCTGACGAAACCGCTGCGCAGATCCGAGATCAGCGCTGCCGTTCTGGCCTTTGGCCCCGAAGCGTGCCGCCCGCCCGAGAGCGGCGGACAGGGCTGA
- a CDS encoding MerR family DNA-binding transcriptional regulator, which yields MPNDEQMTIREMCDTFDVTPRTLRFYEAKELLAPIRIGSQRLYTRRERARLTIILRGKRFGFSLEDIRQVLNLYARDGSNLAQMERTWDLAQDRLRAMEQQRDELTVAIGDLKAELETGAGLIAAARSQNARSQNAAPPGK from the coding sequence ATGCCCAACGACGAGCAGATGACGATCCGCGAGATGTGCGACACCTTTGATGTCACCCCGAGAACGCTGCGCTTTTACGAGGCGAAAGAGCTGCTTGCGCCGATCCGCATCGGGTCGCAACGGCTCTACACCAGGCGCGAGCGGGCACGGTTGACCATCATCCTGCGGGGCAAACGTTTTGGCTTTTCGCTGGAAGACATCCGTCAGGTCCTGAACCTCTACGCCCGCGATGGCTCGAACCTCGCGCAGATGGAACGCACCTGGGATCTGGCCCAGGACAGGCTGCGCGCGATGGAGCAGCAGCGCGATGAACTGACGGTTGCGATAGGCGATCTGAAGGCAGAGCTGGAGACCGGTGCCGGCCTGATCGCCGCCGCCCGGAGCCAGAATGCCCGCAGCCAGAATGCCGCCCCGCCAGGCAAATGA
- a CDS encoding acyl-CoA dehydrogenase C-terminal domain-containing protein — MTGYTAPVKDMQFIMHDVFGISGSDIPGYADLDRAFTGAVLEEAGKVASAVLAPLNASGDRQGCVLENDVVHTPDGFKAAFETMKQGGWTALDCDPEYGGQGLPYLINCAVGEIFVSANMAFNMYQGLTHGAVSAIHTHGTEAQKAQYLPKMIACDWTGTMNLTEPHCGTDLGLLRTRAEPQEDGSYLITGQKIFISAGDHDLAENIIHLVLARAPGGGEGTKGISLFIVPKFLVNDDGSVGARNGISTGKIEEKMGIHGNATCVLNYDGAQGWLLGDLHKGMRAMFTMMNEARLGVGLQGYALAAAAYQNAVTYAKDRLQGRAVTGAENPQGAADPLIVHPDIRRMLMDQKSFVEGARALTFWGASLIDRAHRNADAEADGLIGLLTPVIKGFQTDKGFESTVGAQQVFGGHGYIEEQGMSQFVRDARIAMIYEGANGVQALDLVGRKLAADGGRHVMAFFDLVKSECRAHDGDERMKPFADALTTASKQLQAAAMYFMQNGAKNPNAALAGSSDFLHLAGHVCLGLMWTKMAGAAFAALDAGAADQDYLDAKIATGRYYMARQLPACATHLARIESGADPVMALAAEAF, encoded by the coding sequence ATGACCGGCTATACCGCCCCGGTGAAGGATATGCAGTTCATTATGCATGATGTTTTCGGGATCTCCGGGTCTGACATTCCCGGCTACGCGGATCTCGACCGTGCCTTCACCGGTGCCGTGCTGGAAGAGGCCGGCAAGGTTGCCTCGGCCGTGCTCGCCCCTCTGAATGCAAGTGGTGACCGCCAGGGATGTGTGCTGGAAAATGACGTAGTGCACACGCCCGATGGGTTCAAAGCCGCGTTTGAAACGATGAAGCAGGGCGGCTGGACCGCGCTGGACTGCGATCCGGAATATGGCGGCCAGGGTCTGCCCTATCTGATCAATTGCGCCGTGGGCGAGATCTTCGTCTCGGCCAATATGGCCTTCAATATGTATCAGGGCCTGACGCATGGCGCGGTTTCGGCGATCCATACGCATGGCACCGAGGCGCAAAAGGCGCAATATCTCCCGAAGATGATCGCCTGCGACTGGACCGGCACCATGAACCTGACCGAGCCGCATTGCGGCACCGATCTGGGTCTTCTGCGCACCAGGGCCGAACCGCAGGAGGATGGCTCTTATCTGATCACAGGTCAGAAGATCTTCATTTCGGCGGGCGACCATGATCTGGCCGAGAACATCATCCATCTGGTGCTGGCCCGCGCGCCAGGTGGCGGCGAAGGCACAAAAGGCATCTCGCTTTTTATCGTGCCGAAGTTTCTGGTGAACGATGATGGCTCTGTCGGGGCAAGAAACGGTATCTCGACCGGCAAGATCGAAGAGAAGATGGGCATTCACGGCAACGCGACCTGTGTGCTGAATTATGATGGCGCGCAGGGCTGGCTGCTGGGCGATCTCCACAAGGGGATGCGGGCCATGTTCACCATGATGAACGAGGCGCGGCTGGGGGTCGGTCTTCAGGGCTATGCCCTGGCCGCGGCAGCGTATCAGAACGCGGTCACCTATGCGAAAGACCGCCTCCAGGGCCGTGCCGTGACCGGGGCGGAGAACCCGCAAGGCGCCGCCGACCCTCTGATCGTGCATCCCGATATCCGCCGCATGCTGATGGATCAGAAGAGCTTTGTCGAAGGCGCAAGGGCGCTGACCTTCTGGGGCGCCTCGCTGATCGACCGCGCGCATCGCAATGCCGATGCCGAGGCCGACGGGCTGATCGGTTTGCTGACGCCGGTCATAAAGGGGTTCCAGACCGATAAGGGTTTTGAATCGACGGTCGGGGCGCAGCAGGTTTTCGGCGGCCACGGCTATATCGAAGAACAGGGCATGAGCCAGTTCGTCCGCGATGCCAGGATCGCGATGATCTATGAGGGCGCGAATGGCGTGCAGGCGCTGGACCTTGTCGGGCGTAAACTCGCGGCGGATGGCGGCAGGCATGTGATGGCGTTTTTCGACCTGGTGAAGTCCGAATGCCGCGCCCATGACGGTGATGAGCGGATGAAGCCCTTCGCTGACGCGCTGACAACCGCCTCGAAACAACTGCAGGCTGCGGCCATGTATTTCATGCAGAACGGCGCGAAAAATCCGAATGCGGCGCTGGCGGGATCCTCCGATTTTCTGCATCTGGCCGGCCATGTCTGCCTTGGCCTGATGTGGACGAAAATGGCCGGTGCCGCCTTTGCCGCTCTTGATGCCGGCGCGGCGGACCAGGACTATCTTGACGCCAAGATCGCCACCGGCCGCTATTACATGGCCCGCCAGCTGCCCGCCTGTGCAACGCATCTGGCCCGGATAGAGAGTGGTGCGGATCCGGTCATGGCTTTGGCCGCAGAGGCGTTCTAG
- a CDS encoding LysR family transcriptional regulator — MTELLSRRLDIDALRAVRAIRQHGGVTRAAAALGLTQSAVSHKIKRLETSLDCEILCRRPGMAVFTKQGEELLSYADRILSLHDEALLSLTKNDLSGRILLGLTEDTTCSDLARILGRFHRLHPQVSVRTRVRMSLVLRAMLDRGELDAAIIQVFAHEIRPADVVLFREALHWVKSRELALAPDGPVPFLSFDDECFYRQWALDIGQDGGAMLETVFECSSAAGITAAVNAGLGVALLSDRYLRAEMEVLADRLPRPPALAYVIRRARKARNPALDSLITEVTTEISRNGGLTLAA, encoded by the coding sequence ATGACCGAACTTCTATCGCGACGCCTCGATATCGACGCTTTGCGCGCTGTCAGGGCCATCCGTCAGCACGGAGGTGTCACGCGCGCGGCCGCGGCACTCGGGCTGACGCAATCCGCAGTCAGCCACAAGATAAAGCGGCTGGAGACCAGCCTGGATTGCGAAATCCTCTGCCGCAGGCCCGGCATGGCGGTTTTCACAAAGCAGGGAGAAGAACTGCTGTCCTATGCCGACCGGATCCTCAGCCTGCATGACGAAGCGCTGCTGAGCCTCACGAAAAACGATCTCAGCGGCCGGATCCTGCTGGGCCTGACCGAAGACACCACCTGCTCGGACCTCGCGCGGATCCTTGGGCGCTTTCATCGCCTGCACCCGCAGGTGTCGGTGCGCACCCGGGTCCGCATGAGCCTCGTCTTGCGCGCCATGCTGGATCGTGGCGAGCTCGATGCCGCCATCATTCAGGTCTTTGCCCATGAAATCCGGCCCGCCGATGTCGTGCTGTTCCGCGAGGCGCTGCACTGGGTGAAATCCCGCGAACTTGCACTTGCGCCAGATGGACCGGTACCGTTTCTGTCTTTTGATGATGAGTGTTTCTATCGTCAATGGGCGCTGGATATCGGCCAGGATGGCGGTGCGATGCTGGAAACCGTCTTCGAATGTTCAAGCGCGGCGGGGATTACCGCAGCGGTCAATGCCGGCCTCGGGGTGGCGCTGCTGAGCGACCGGTATCTGCGCGCTGAGATGGAGGTGCTCGCGGACCGATTGCCCAGACCGCCGGCGCTTGCCTATGTCATCCGGCGTGCTCGGAAGGCCAGAAATCCGGCGCTGGACAGCCTGATCACCGAAGTGACCACCGAAATCAGTCGCAATGGCGGCCTGACGCTCGCCGCCTGA